A window of the Euzebya pacifica genome harbors these coding sequences:
- the topA gene encoding type I DNA topoisomerase, producing MAKSLVIVESPAKAKKIGGILGSDYVVESSVGHIRDLPANAAEVPAEHKGKPWASMGVDTENDFEPVYVINPDKKKTVSTLRKLMKDADELVLATDKDREGEAIAWHLLEILKPKVPVKRMVFGEITKQAIEEAIANTIDLDDRLVDAQEARRILDRLYGYELSPVLWKKVNPGLSAGRVQSVATRVIVERERERMAFVSADYWDLAAKLRKPDAADAVAGNAPFDSTMVALDGKKLASGRDFAQDGTMTSREVERLDQVRAEALADGLDGADFTVASVETKPYRRKPPAPFSTSTLQQEAGRKLRFSTQRTMQVAQRLYENGYITYMRTDSTILSDTALQAARRQITDMFGPDYLPDSPRIYAKKSKNAQEAHEAVRPAGETFRTPESLKSELGAEERKLYELIWMRTIASQMPDAVGQTVSVRLDATATSGQLQGATATFSASGRTITFPGFLRAYVEGSDDPDEALADRETFLPPMEEGDVLSADEVTADGHSTKPPARYNEPKLVQKLEDLGVGRPSTYASIIGTIIGRGYVWKKSGALVPSFTAFAVVTLLERHFSHLVDYEFTARMENDLDEIAAGNADRVPWLSGFYFGGDGRDGLHDMVTHRLDEIDAASINSIPLGEDSSGATIVARVGRYGPYLQRGDDTASIPDDLAPDELTVEKAEALLEAPNDDRYLGDDPETGKPVVARNGRFGPYVQLGDPADGKPEKTGSLFSTMALDTIELSDALKLLSLPRSLGPHPEDGEPIMVQNGRYGPYLKWGKETRSLGSENELFTISIDDGLKLLAQEKKSARERANPVLREMSAKDPISGGDLSIRNGRFGAYVTDGEVNASLRKGDTIEDLTPERAAELLQMRRERMAAKGTKPKKKAAKKKSTKKATKKKSTKKTAKKATTKKAAKKGTKKTAKKSS from the coding sequence ATGGCCAAATCACTTGTCATCGTCGAGTCGCCCGCGAAGGCGAAGAAGATCGGCGGAATCCTGGGCTCCGACTACGTCGTCGAGTCCTCCGTCGGTCACATCCGAGACCTCCCGGCCAACGCCGCGGAGGTGCCTGCCGAGCACAAGGGCAAGCCGTGGGCGTCGATGGGGGTGGACACCGAGAACGACTTCGAGCCCGTCTATGTCATCAACCCCGACAAGAAGAAGACGGTCTCCACACTGCGCAAGCTGATGAAGGACGCCGACGAGCTCGTCCTCGCAACGGACAAGGATCGAGAGGGTGAGGCCATCGCGTGGCACCTCCTCGAGATCCTCAAGCCCAAGGTCCCGGTCAAGCGCATGGTGTTCGGCGAGATCACCAAGCAGGCGATCGAGGAGGCCATCGCCAACACGATCGACCTCGACGACCGGCTGGTCGACGCACAGGAAGCCCGGCGCATCCTCGACCGGCTGTACGGCTACGAGCTGTCGCCGGTGCTGTGGAAGAAGGTCAACCCCGGCCTGTCCGCAGGCCGGGTCCAGTCCGTCGCCACCCGTGTGATCGTCGAGCGCGAACGCGAGCGCATGGCGTTCGTGTCCGCCGATTACTGGGACCTCGCCGCCAAGCTGCGCAAGCCCGACGCCGCGGACGCGGTGGCGGGCAACGCGCCGTTCGACTCCACGATGGTCGCCCTCGACGGCAAGAAGCTGGCGTCCGGGCGTGACTTCGCCCAGGACGGCACGATGACCAGCCGCGAGGTCGAACGCCTCGATCAGGTCCGCGCAGAGGCGCTGGCCGACGGCCTCGACGGCGCGGACTTCACCGTCGCGTCGGTGGAGACCAAGCCGTACCGGCGCAAGCCGCCGGCGCCGTTCTCCACCTCGACGCTGCAGCAGGAGGCCGGGCGCAAGCTGCGGTTCTCCACCCAGCGCACGATGCAGGTGGCGCAGCGGCTGTACGAGAACGGCTACATCACCTACATGAGGACCGACTCCACGATCCTCTCCGACACCGCGCTGCAGGCGGCGCGCAGGCAGATCACCGACATGTTCGGGCCCGACTACCTGCCCGACAGCCCGCGGATCTACGCCAAGAAGTCCAAGAACGCCCAGGAAGCGCACGAGGCCGTACGCCCCGCCGGCGAGACGTTCCGCACGCCCGAGTCCCTGAAGTCCGAGCTCGGCGCCGAGGAACGCAAGCTCTACGAGCTGATCTGGATGCGCACCATCGCCTCCCAGATGCCCGACGCGGTCGGCCAGACCGTGTCCGTGCGCCTGGACGCCACGGCCACCAGCGGACAGCTCCAGGGCGCCACGGCGACGTTCTCCGCCAGCGGGCGCACCATCACCTTCCCCGGCTTCCTGCGTGCCTACGTCGAGGGGTCCGACGACCCCGACGAGGCGCTGGCGGACCGCGAGACCTTCCTCCCCCCGATGGAGGAGGGCGACGTGCTGTCCGCCGACGAGGTCACCGCCGACGGCCACTCCACCAAGCCGCCGGCCCGCTACAACGAACCGAAGCTGGTGCAGAAGCTGGAGGACCTGGGCGTCGGGCGCCCCTCCACCTACGCCTCCATCATCGGCACGATCATCGGCCGCGGGTACGTGTGGAAGAAGTCCGGCGCCCTGGTGCCGTCCTTCACCGCCTTCGCCGTGGTGACGCTGCTGGAGCGGCACTTCTCCCACCTCGTGGACTACGAGTTCACCGCTCGCATGGAGAACGACCTCGACGAGATCGCGGCCGGCAACGCCGACCGCGTGCCATGGCTGTCGGGCTTCTACTTCGGTGGCGACGGGCGTGACGGCCTGCACGACATGGTCACCCACCGGCTCGACGAGATCGACGCCGCGTCCATCAACTCCATCCCGCTGGGCGAGGACTCCTCCGGCGCGACGATCGTCGCCCGGGTCGGACGGTACGGCCCGTACCTGCAGCGTGGTGACGACACGGCGTCGATCCCCGACGACCTCGCGCCCGACGAGCTGACGGTCGAGAAGGCCGAGGCGCTGCTCGAGGCACCCAACGACGACCGGTACCTGGGCGACGACCCCGAGACCGGCAAGCCCGTGGTGGCCCGCAACGGTCGCTTCGGGCCCTACGTCCAGCTGGGTGACCCGGCGGACGGCAAGCCCGAGAAGACTGGGTCGCTGTTCTCCACGATGGCGCTGGACACCATCGAGCTGTCCGACGCCCTCAAGCTGCTCAGCCTGCCGCGTTCCCTCGGGCCGCACCCCGAGGACGGCGAGCCGATCATGGTGCAGAACGGCCGCTACGGCCCCTACCTGAAGTGGGGCAAGGAGACCCGGTCGCTGGGCAGCGAGAACGAGCTGTTCACCATCTCCATCGACGACGGCCTGAAGCTGCTGGCGCAGGAGAAGAAGAGCGCCCGCGAGCGCGCCAACCCGGTGCTGCGCGAGATGAGCGCCAAGGACCCGATCTCCGGCGGCGACCTGTCGATCCGCAACGGTCGCTTCGGTGCCTACGTGACCGACGGCGAGGTCAACGCGTCGCTCCGCAAGGGCGACACCATCGAGGACCTGACGCCCGAACGGGCCGCCGAGCTGCTGCAGATGCGCCGCGAGCGCATGGCGGCCAAGGGCACCAAGCCCAAGAAGAAGGCCGCAAAGAAGAAGTCGACGAAGAAGGCCACCAAGAAGAAGTCGACCAAGAAGACGGCGAAGAAGGCAACCACGAAGAAGGCGGCCAAGAAGGGCACCAAGAAGACGGCGAAGAAGTCGAGCTGA
- a CDS encoding HD domain-containing protein, with amino-acid sequence MSAIRQRTRIDREAEESALSPAATRSHGAGDRREPEEPHEFRTCFERDRDRIIHSKAFRRLKHKTQVFINPTGDHTVTRLTHTLQVAQVARSLAGAMALNEPLAEAIALGHDVGHTPFGHIGEDALAEFFDDGWVHSRQSVRIFDVLEPLNLCEQTRDGILRHPWKVQPPPTTPEAMCVRFADRIAYLTHDVLDAIRAHAIEPGDLPATVTAAFGEPGSGWIGLLINAVVQRSLDVGTVQMDPAVLPVMHELRAFMFDRVYMGHDQQTHTRSAKRIVTELVEFLLEHPEHITDTYTDPDADRITRVADFVAGMTDRYALALHDRWFRPRLFEVGVLPPVPSSQTTPSSPAHRQ; translated from the coding sequence ATGAGCGCCATCCGCCAGCGCACGAGGATCGACAGGGAGGCCGAGGAATCGGCGCTCTCCCCAGCTGCCACGCGGTCCCACGGGGCCGGGGACCGGCGCGAACCCGAGGAACCGCACGAGTTCAGGACGTGCTTCGAACGCGATCGCGACCGGATCATCCACTCCAAGGCGTTCCGCCGGCTGAAGCACAAGACACAGGTCTTCATCAACCCCACGGGTGACCACACCGTCACCCGGCTGACCCACACCCTCCAGGTCGCCCAGGTGGCCCGGTCGCTGGCGGGGGCCATGGCCCTCAACGAACCGCTCGCAGAGGCAATCGCGCTGGGCCACGACGTGGGCCACACCCCGTTCGGCCACATCGGCGAGGACGCGCTGGCCGAGTTCTTCGACGACGGCTGGGTCCACTCCCGCCAGTCGGTCCGAATCTTCGACGTCCTCGAGCCCCTGAACCTGTGCGAGCAGACCAGGGACGGGATCCTGCGCCACCCGTGGAAGGTCCAGCCGCCACCCACCACCCCGGAGGCCATGTGCGTGCGGTTCGCCGACCGCATCGCTTACCTGACCCACGACGTGCTCGACGCGATCCGCGCCCACGCCATCGAACCCGGGGACCTGCCCGCCACCGTGACCGCCGCGTTCGGCGAACCGGGCTCGGGATGGATCGGCCTGCTGATCAACGCCGTCGTCCAGCGCTCCCTGGACGTCGGGACGGTCCAGATGGACCCTGCAGTCCTGCCCGTCATGCACGAGCTGCGCGCGTTCATGTTCGACCGCGTCTACATGGGGCACGACCAGCAGACCCACACGAGGTCAGCCAAGCGGATCGTCACCGAGCTGGTGGAGTTCCTGCTCGAGCACCCCGAGCACATCACCGACACCTACACCGACCCCGACGCCGACCGGATCACCCGGGTCGCCGACTTCGTGGCCGGCATGACCGACCGATACGCCCTCGCCCTGCACGATCGCTGGTTCCGCCCGCGGCTGTTCGAGGTGGGTGTGCTGCCCCCCGTTCCGTCCTCCCAGACCACGCCTTCGAGTCCCGCGCATCGTCAGTAG
- a CDS encoding S8 family serine peptidase, with the protein MTTSHSGATAIAMAVLLTLGLLVVPGAVSTASADSQYDSWSFPDGYAADEDPASMHRAASGIRATRLWNRGITGQGIDVALIDTGVRPTPVLSRDALLAGPSFAAPEAERPSGPPYGRRDTLPESLRDPDGHGTHLAAIIAGSSGGPETYGDRTAFTGIAPDARIVSVRVGQEDGNASLDQVVSAIEWVIENRNTDGRNIRVLNLSLAADPADSPTDDILAHAVTLAWDAGIVVVAAAGNDGGGHRLASPAYEPRIISVGALDHADSTKAGDAQPDPSSSGTTRGRERPDIWAPGRSIPSAIALGSAVADNAEAVRLGDTLVRGSGTSQATAVVSGAAALVLSAHPELTPDEVAGLLHAGAEPIEVDGEDVPNARLDLDESLDDVDDDDDIRRDTSPITRIVAGYSAADPDTWNLGGGEDVHAGDPEYVGARWVGARWVGARWVGARWVGARWVMEGWE; encoded by the coding sequence ATGACGACGAGCCACTCGGGCGCGACTGCCATCGCCATGGCGGTGCTACTGACCCTCGGGCTGCTCGTCGTGCCGGGTGCGGTCTCCACTGCCTCCGCCGACAGCCAGTACGACAGCTGGAGCTTCCCCGACGGGTATGCCGCGGACGAGGATCCCGCGTCGATGCACCGAGCGGCCAGCGGCATCAGGGCCACCCGGCTCTGGAACCGGGGCATCACGGGTCAGGGCATCGACGTTGCGCTGATCGACACGGGCGTCCGTCCGACGCCCGTCCTGTCGCGCGACGCACTCCTGGCCGGTCCGTCCTTCGCCGCGCCCGAAGCCGAGCGGCCGAGCGGCCCTCCCTACGGTCGACGTGACACCCTGCCCGAGTCCCTTCGCGACCCCGACGGGCACGGCACCCACCTCGCCGCGATCATCGCCGGCTCGTCGGGCGGGCCGGAGACGTACGGGGACAGGACCGCCTTCACCGGCATCGCACCCGACGCACGGATCGTTTCGGTCAGGGTCGGGCAGGAGGACGGCAACGCCTCGCTGGACCAGGTCGTCAGCGCCATCGAGTGGGTCATCGAGAACCGCAACACCGACGGCCGCAACATCCGGGTGCTGAACCTCTCCCTGGCAGCGGACCCCGCCGACAGCCCCACCGACGACATCCTGGCCCATGCCGTCACCCTCGCCTGGGACGCCGGGATCGTGGTCGTCGCGGCCGCGGGCAACGACGGCGGCGGACACCGCCTTGCCTCCCCGGCCTACGAGCCCCGCATCATCAGCGTCGGTGCGCTCGACCACGCCGACAGCACCAAGGCCGGTGACGCCCAGCCGGACCCCAGCTCCTCCGGGACGACCCGAGGACGGGAGCGCCCCGACATCTGGGCGCCGGGCCGCTCCATCCCGTCCGCCATCGCCCTGGGCTCTGCCGTCGCCGACAACGCCGAGGCCGTCCGCCTCGGGGACACCCTCGTCCGTGGGTCGGGAACCAGCCAGGCCACCGCGGTGGTCTCAGGCGCCGCCGCGCTGGTGCTGTCGGCCCACCCCGAGCTGACCCCCGACGAGGTCGCCGGCCTGCTGCACGCCGGCGCCGAGCCGATCGAGGTCGACGGTGAGGACGTGCCGAACGCTCGGCTGGACCTCGACGAGAGCCTCGACGACGTCGATGACGACGACGACATCCGTCGCGACACCTCCCCCATCACCCGGATCGTGGCCGGCTACAGCGCGGCGGATCCCGACACCTGGAACCTCGGGGGTGGCGAGGACGTCCACGCCGGCGACCCCGAGTACGTCGGCGCCCGTTGGGTGGGTGCCCGTTGGGTGGGTGCTCGTTGGGTGGGTGCCCGCTGGGTGGGCGCTCGCTGGGTCATGGAGGGCTGGGAGTAG
- a CDS encoding putative bifunctional diguanylate cyclase/phosphodiesterase codes for MPATAVARPERAWILSWTMVAVGLIGTALSVTLWGVRPTHLVATLGLVVAFTLADRFPVYYEFRESSVALSLTDAITTAGYFIVSPTELLVSRVLGGLLVSHVLDRTGPLKRVFNTGLVLLEALVSVGVFVAISAGGDLQAPLTWLAVVTAVSTSTAVDVVTLRLVMWFATGQRAGIDRWTALMMLLSSTLAGSTVLASLIMVDTSPAAPLLLLGPTLVLFLGHRAHVRTVQENRRIHSMYALASSLSRAPELDQVLVGVVTEARQTLRSAEAELLVLRPSDEPDLWIHIDRDGLLDTTTEDGWTAPPSHLRLLRSWNPGDGANGHVTSEEVAVPIASASELYGVLVVRGFRADRSAFDSDDLTVLSGVASQLAAHVSTSRLRNKLQTAEDAQRYLASHDVLTGLANRRRFEASLAQLETDPRAVAEGLSLLVMDLKRFRQLNDTLGPTAGDRVLVEVADRLRDSVSANALLARISSDEFVVAEIGGEPMQLAARLQDAVARPISVHGRELAMETAVGVACWPADVDRVPHLVRSADLALSVARARASSAVERYTGELQTTLTRRAMIGDLLPEAIRAGLIHLHYQPVVNLHTEQITMVEALARWTDPELGPVRPDEFVAVAEANGLIGDLTDLVLETAVAQAARWARAGSLLGVAVNISVHDLEREGLVGTIREVLVRHGLQADRLVLEITETAVMSDPARSHDVMVALRRLGVGLAIDDFGTGHSSLSYFRDLPATKLKVDRSFVHTLLDGEDDRRIVRAIVDLARGKDLVVVAEGIEDRETFDLLREMGVQYGQGFFMARPMPAADVDVLLTTGMHLPALRGLQG; via the coding sequence ATGCCCGCAACCGCCGTCGCCAGACCCGAACGCGCATGGATCCTCTCCTGGACGATGGTTGCGGTCGGCCTGATCGGCACCGCACTCTCGGTGACACTGTGGGGGGTTCGCCCCACCCACCTGGTGGCCACGCTCGGCCTCGTCGTGGCGTTCACGCTCGCCGACCGGTTCCCCGTCTACTACGAGTTCCGCGAGAGCTCCGTCGCGCTGTCGTTGACCGATGCCATCACGACCGCCGGCTACTTCATCGTCTCCCCCACCGAGCTCCTCGTCTCACGGGTGCTGGGTGGGCTGCTGGTCAGCCACGTCCTCGATCGGACCGGCCCCCTCAAGCGGGTCTTCAACACCGGGCTCGTCCTGCTGGAGGCCCTCGTGTCCGTGGGGGTGTTCGTCGCGATCAGCGCCGGCGGGGACCTGCAGGCCCCCCTCACCTGGCTGGCGGTTGTGACCGCCGTGTCGACGTCGACCGCCGTGGACGTCGTGACCCTTCGGCTGGTCATGTGGTTCGCGACCGGCCAACGAGCCGGGATCGATCGCTGGACGGCGCTGATGATGCTGCTGTCCTCGACGCTGGCCGGCAGCACCGTGCTCGCGTCGCTGATCATGGTCGACACCTCCCCCGCCGCGCCGCTGCTGCTGCTCGGCCCGACCCTGGTGTTGTTCCTGGGTCATCGTGCCCACGTCCGCACGGTGCAGGAGAACCGCCGGATCCACAGCATGTACGCCCTCGCGTCCAGCCTGTCGCGCGCCCCCGAGCTGGACCAGGTCCTGGTCGGGGTGGTCACCGAGGCCCGCCAGACCCTGCGATCGGCCGAGGCGGAGCTGCTGGTCCTGCGCCCGAGCGACGAACCGGACCTGTGGATCCACATCGACCGTGACGGGCTGCTCGACACCACCACCGAGGACGGCTGGACGGCACCGCCATCGCACCTTCGCCTGCTCCGGTCGTGGAACCCGGGTGACGGCGCCAACGGTCACGTCACCAGCGAGGAGGTCGCGGTGCCCATCGCCAGCGCGTCGGAGCTGTACGGCGTGCTCGTGGTCCGGGGGTTCCGTGCCGACCGGTCCGCCTTCGACTCCGACGACCTGACCGTCCTCTCCGGGGTCGCCAGCCAGCTGGCTGCGCACGTGTCCACGAGCAGGTTGCGCAACAAGCTGCAGACCGCCGAGGACGCCCAGCGCTACCTCGCCTCCCATGACGTGCTCACGGGCCTTGCGAACCGCCGCCGGTTCGAGGCGTCCCTGGCCCAGCTCGAGACCGACCCACGGGCCGTGGCCGAGGGCCTCTCGCTGCTGGTCATGGACCTCAAGCGCTTCCGCCAGCTCAACGACACGTTGGGCCCCACGGCAGGCGACCGGGTGCTGGTCGAGGTGGCCGACCGCCTCCGGGACAGCGTCTCGGCCAACGCGTTGCTCGCCCGGATCAGCAGCGACGAGTTCGTCGTGGCCGAGATCGGGGGCGAGCCCATGCAGCTTGCCGCCCGGCTGCAGGACGCCGTGGCCAGGCCGATCAGCGTGCACGGGCGGGAGCTGGCGATGGAGACGGCGGTCGGCGTCGCCTGCTGGCCCGCCGACGTGGATCGGGTGCCCCACCTGGTCCGCTCGGCGGACCTTGCGCTCAGCGTGGCACGCGCGAGGGCCAGCAGCGCCGTCGAGCGGTACACCGGCGAGCTGCAGACGACGCTGACCCGTCGAGCGATGATCGGCGACCTCCTCCCCGAGGCCATCCGCGCCGGTCTCATCCACCTGCACTACCAGCCGGTCGTCAACCTGCACACCGAGCAGATCACGATGGTCGAAGCGCTGGCCCGCTGGACCGACCCCGAGCTGGGGCCCGTCCGCCCGGACGAGTTCGTCGCGGTGGCCGAGGCCAACGGGCTGATCGGCGACCTCACCGACCTCGTGCTCGAGACGGCGGTCGCGCAGGCCGCTCGGTGGGCCCGGGCGGGCAGCCTCCTCGGTGTGGCTGTCAACATCAGCGTGCATGACCTGGAGCGGGAGGGCCTGGTCGGCACCATCCGCGAGGTCCTGGTCCGGCACGGCCTCCAGGCCGACCGCCTCGTGCTGGAGATCACCGAGACCGCCGTGATGTCGGATCCCGCGCGCAGCCACGACGTCATGGTGGCCCTGCGACGGCTCGGCGTCGGCCTCGCCATCGACGACTTCGGCACCGGCCACTCCTCCCTCTCCTACTTCCGGGACCTTCCCGCGACGAAGCTCAAGGTCGACCGCTCGTTCGTGCACACGTTGCTGGACGGCGAGGACGACCGGCGGATCGTGCGGGCCATCGTCGACCTCGCCCGGGGCAAGGACCTCGTCGTGGTCGCCGAGGGCATCGAGGACCGCGAGACGTTCGACCTGCTGCGCGAGATGGGGGTGCAGTACGGACAGGGCTTCTTCATGGCTCGGCCGATGCCGGCCGCCGACGTCGACGTGCTGCTGACCACCGGCATGCACCTCCCGGCCCTGCGGGGCCTCCAGGGCTGA
- a CDS encoding sodium-translocating pyrophosphatase, which translates to MSFIPYLAAAAAIAGLGLAFYFAKVVNAADEGTDVMKELAAAIREGSQAFLKQEYKWVGVFVAVMTVVIAIVLPYGMPYGAAAYLMGALFSSIAGVVGMQIATAANVRTANAAREGAAKALPLAFKGGAVMGFTVAGMGLLGVSLCYIFFVDIAGVDDAFSVLAAFGLGGSSIALFARIGGGIYTKAADVGADLVGKVEAGIPEDDPRNPATIADNVGDNVGDVAGMGADLFESYAGSIVAPIVLAALLFGGFVGQDAISGEISAIGEGGLLEGLYLFPLLIAALGMIASIIGALLVRGREGKSLSAQLHFGTNVAMLLTAVLSLAAGAFVFGDIDGVDNGLFLGLVIVLGLGVGYAIGFVSEYYTSDHYGPVKRLAGESQTGPATVIIGGIADGMISTVASVILIVGGLVGSYALGQAAFSPEFLASAGFVAEAGGLYAAALAAIGMLATTGAVVAVDAYGPISDNAGGIAEMAHLPPEVREVTDGLDSLGNTTAAVAKGFAIGSAALTALALFRSYTASVGLTLEGIDLVSVEVISGLFLGSMATFAFAALTMKSVGRAAQAMIVEVRRQFAEIPGLREGKPGVKPDSARCVEISTQASLKEMVIPGTLAIVLPLAVGFVSVQALGGLLAGALSTGFMLAIFMSNAGGAWDNAKKYIEAGNFGGKGSENHKAAVTGDTVGDPFKDTSGPAMNILIKVMTIVSLVFAPAFLGL; encoded by the coding sequence ATGAGCTTCATCCCCTACCTGGCCGCCGCCGCGGCCATCGCCGGCCTCGGCCTGGCGTTCTACTTCGCGAAGGTGGTGAACGCCGCCGACGAGGGCACCGACGTCATGAAGGAGCTTGCGGCCGCCATCCGCGAGGGCTCCCAGGCGTTCCTCAAGCAGGAGTACAAGTGGGTCGGCGTGTTCGTCGCCGTCATGACGGTCGTCATCGCGATCGTGCTGCCCTACGGCATGCCCTACGGTGCCGCCGCCTACCTGATGGGTGCGCTGTTCTCCTCCATCGCCGGCGTCGTCGGCATGCAGATCGCCACCGCCGCCAACGTGCGCACGGCCAACGCCGCGCGTGAGGGTGCCGCCAAGGCGCTGCCGCTGGCGTTCAAGGGTGGCGCGGTCATGGGCTTCACCGTCGCGGGCATGGGCCTGCTCGGTGTGTCGCTGTGCTACATCTTCTTCGTCGACATCGCTGGCGTCGACGATGCGTTCTCCGTCCTGGCCGCCTTCGGCCTCGGTGGGTCCTCCATCGCCCTGTTCGCCCGTATCGGCGGCGGCATCTACACCAAGGCCGCTGACGTCGGCGCCGACCTGGTCGGCAAGGTCGAGGCCGGGATCCCCGAGGACGACCCCCGCAACCCGGCAACCATCGCCGACAACGTCGGTGACAACGTCGGTGACGTCGCCGGCATGGGCGCCGACCTCTTCGAGTCCTACGCCGGGTCCATCGTGGCCCCGATCGTGCTCGCCGCCCTGCTGTTCGGCGGGTTCGTCGGCCAGGACGCCATCTCCGGTGAGATCTCCGCGATCGGCGAGGGTGGCCTCCTCGAGGGCCTCTACCTCTTCCCGCTCCTGATCGCCGCCCTCGGCATGATCGCCTCCATCATCGGCGCGCTGCTCGTCCGCGGTCGGGAAGGCAAGTCCCTGTCGGCGCAGCTGCACTTCGGCACCAACGTCGCGATGCTCCTCACCGCCGTGCTCTCCCTCGCGGCGGGCGCCTTCGTCTTCGGCGATATCGACGGCGTCGACAACGGCCTCTTCCTCGGCCTGGTCATCGTGCTGGGCCTGGGTGTCGGCTACGCCATCGGCTTCGTCTCGGAGTACTACACCTCCGACCACTACGGCCCCGTCAAGCGCCTTGCCGGTGAGTCCCAGACCGGCCCGGCGACCGTGATCATCGGCGGCATCGCCGACGGCATGATCTCCACCGTCGCCTCCGTCATCCTGATCGTCGGCGGCCTGGTCGGGTCCTACGCGCTGGGCCAGGCCGCGTTCTCCCCCGAGTTCCTGGCCTCCGCAGGGTTCGTCGCCGAGGCCGGCGGCCTCTACGCCGCCGCGCTGGCCGCGATCGGCATGCTCGCCACCACCGGTGCCGTCGTCGCCGTCGACGCCTACGGCCCGATCTCCGACAACGCCGGCGGCATCGCCGAGATGGCCCACCTGCCGCCAGAGGTCCGTGAGGTCACCGACGGCCTGGACTCGCTGGGCAACACCACCGCTGCGGTCGCCAAGGGTTTCGCCATCGGTTCGGCGGCCCTGACCGCCCTGGCGCTGTTCCGGTCCTACACCGCCTCTGTCGGCCTGACGCTGGAGGGCATCGACCTCGTGAGCGTCGAGGTCATCTCCGGCCTCTTCCTGGGCTCCATGGCGACCTTCGCCTTCGCAGCCCTGACCATGAAGTCCGTCGGTCGCGCTGCCCAGGCGATGATCGTGGAGGTCCGTCGCCAGTTCGCCGAGATCCCCGGCCTGCGCGAGGGCAAGCCCGGCGTCAAGCCCGACTCCGCTCGTTGCGTGGAGATCTCCACCCAGGCCTCGCTGAAGGAGATGGTGATCCCCGGCACGCTGGCGATCGTCCTCCCCCTCGCGGTCGGCTTCGTGTCCGTCCAGGCCCTCGGCGGTCTGCTGGCCGGCGCCCTGTCCACCGGCTTCATGCTGGCGATCTTCATGTCCAACGCCGGTGGTGCGTGGGACAACGCCAAGAAGTACATCGAGGCCGGCAACTTCGGCGGCAAGGGCTCGGAGAACCACAAGGCGGCCGTCACCGGTGACACCGTCGGTGACCCGTTCAAGGACACCTCCGGCCCGGCGATGAACATCCTCATCAAGGTGATGACCATCGTCAGCCTCGTGTTCGCCCCGGCCTTCCTCGGCCTCTAG